The Candidatus Izemoplasma sp. genome has a window encoding:
- the gcvT gene encoding glycine cleavage system aminomethyltransferase GcvT encodes MKETVLHKKHIALDAKMAEFAGYDMPIVYSSITEEHQKVRESCGLFDVSHMGEITIKGDEATQCVDYLFTNDVLSMSGKEVLYGMMCYEDGGVVDDLLVYKFHNKHYLLVVNASNVDKDFEWITKQNTFHCTVTNESNYYSQLALQGPKAEGILQKLTQFDLNLIEFFHFENVLLDNRIYMVSRTGYTGEDGFEIYGTHQEIVALWDKLLDIGNDDILPVGLGARDTLRFEVNLPLYGNELSQSITPLEAGYHFAVKLDAEPFIGRDVLKKQKETKTKRRIVGLELLDKGIIRHGYDVYHEDTLVGFVTTGYKSPSTGKTVALAMVDRPYDKLGTKLEVNVRNKRKKVVVIKKKFYNKNYKK; translated from the coding sequence ATGAAAGAAACAGTACTGCATAAAAAGCACATTGCTTTAGATGCTAAAATGGCTGAGTTTGCTGGATATGATATGCCGATTGTTTACTCATCCATTACAGAAGAACACCAAAAAGTTCGAGAATCGTGTGGGTTGTTTGATGTGTCACACATGGGAGAAATAACAATCAAAGGTGACGAAGCAACACAGTGTGTTGATTATCTTTTTACAAACGATGTGTTATCAATGAGTGGCAAAGAAGTATTATACGGTATGATGTGTTATGAAGACGGTGGGGTTGTTGATGATCTTCTTGTTTACAAGTTTCATAATAAACACTATTTACTGGTCGTGAATGCATCGAATGTTGACAAGGACTTTGAATGGATCACTAAACAGAATACCTTTCACTGTACAGTAACAAACGAATCAAATTATTATAGTCAACTGGCATTACAAGGGCCCAAAGCAGAAGGGATTTTACAAAAACTCACCCAGTTTGATTTAAACTTAATAGAATTCTTTCATTTTGAAAACGTCTTACTCGATAACCGTATCTATATGGTTTCACGTACGGGTTATACTGGAGAAGATGGGTTTGAAATTTATGGAACACATCAAGAAATTGTTGCGTTGTGGGATAAATTATTAGATATAGGAAACGATGATATCTTACCGGTTGGCCTAGGCGCTAGAGACACGCTACGATTTGAAGTTAATTTACCGCTATATGGAAATGAATTAAGTCAATCGATTACACCTCTAGAAGCAGGGTATCATTTTGCCGTCAAACTTGATGCTGAACCGTTCATTGGACGTGACGTGTTAAAGAAACAAAAAGAAACCAAAACTAAACGCCGAATCGTTGGACTTGAATTACTAGACAAAGGTATTATTCGACACGGATATGATGTCTATCATGAGGATACCTTAGTTGGCTTTGTTACAACAGGGTACAAATCACCAAGCACAGGTAAAACAGTTGCTTTGGCCATGGTAGATCGTCCATATGATAAATTAGGAACCAAACTTGAAGTAAACGTTAGAAATAAACGAAAAAAAGTTGTAGTCATTAAGAAGAAGTTTTATAATAAAAACTATAAGAAGTAA
- a CDS encoding iron-containing alcohol dehydrogenase, which yields MKNFVYHSPTKILFGKDQINELGHLLTNNNVSKMLLVYGRKSIKENGIYDAILNTVNALNIELYEESGVTPNPDITSVRSGIQTVKMNDIDFILAAGGGSVADCSKAIAMGALIEEDPWDIYLNKATPTHALPLGVIITLAATGSETNGNSVISNREENEKRAAKYQFCKPTFAIIDPSYTLTVNRHHTVAGSIDTIMHTLEQYFAKTKHTETTDYMMTGLINAVIKHTNAILSGNDSYDARANISWASTIALNWILGVDKQGDWATHRLSYAVTQSFGTTHAYALAALFTSWAKVALEREPEAMIPKLKQLGKDVFGVTDPINVLDQLDSLFESWGAKTRLKLFDETITQDDVKHMAAHTVALGPVGHVITVDQKTAETIFNLSLK from the coding sequence ATGAAGAACTTTGTTTACCATTCACCAACTAAAATTTTATTTGGAAAAGATCAAATAAATGAATTAGGTCATCTATTAACTAATAATAACGTCTCAAAGATGTTATTAGTATATGGTCGTAAATCAATTAAGGAAAACGGTATTTATGATGCTATATTGAATACAGTTAATGCCCTTAACATTGAATTATATGAAGAAAGTGGGGTTACGCCTAATCCTGATATCACTAGTGTAAGAAGTGGTATTCAAACAGTTAAAATGAATGATATTGACTTCATTCTAGCAGCTGGTGGCGGTAGCGTAGCTGATTGTAGTAAAGCAATCGCTATGGGTGCGTTAATCGAAGAAGATCCTTGGGATATTTATCTAAATAAGGCAACTCCAACACATGCCTTACCACTCGGTGTCATTATTACCTTAGCCGCTACAGGTAGTGAAACCAATGGCAATAGCGTTATTAGTAATCGTGAAGAAAATGAAAAACGGGCTGCTAAATATCAATTTTGTAAGCCAACGTTTGCTATTATTGATCCTTCTTATACATTAACAGTGAATCGTCATCATACTGTTGCAGGAAGTATTGATACAATTATGCATACACTTGAACAGTACTTCGCAAAAACAAAGCATACTGAGACAACTGATTACATGATGACAGGCCTCATTAATGCTGTTATAAAACATACAAATGCGATTCTATCAGGTAATGATTCATATGATGCAAGAGCAAATATAAGTTGGGCATCAACAATCGCGTTAAACTGGATTCTTGGTGTTGACAAACAAGGAGATTGGGCGACGCACCGATTAAGCTATGCGGTAACGCAATCGTTTGGCACAACCCATGCTTATGCCCTTGCTGCATTGTTTACCTCTTGGGCAAAAGTCGCTTTAGAAAGAGAACCAGAAGCTATGATACCAAAACTCAAGCAATTAGGGAAAGATGTTTTTGGTGTAACAGATCCAATAAATGTCCTTGATCAGTTAGATAGTTTATTTGAATCTTGGGGCGCAAAAACACGTCTAAAATTGTTTGATGAAACAATCACACAAGACGATGTGAAACATATGGCAGCACACACTGTTGCTTTAGGACCAGTTGGTCACGTAATAACAGTTGACCAAAAAACCGCTGAAACCATTTTTAATCTATCTCTAAAATGA
- a CDS encoding YerC/YecD family TrpR-related protein, with product MDYRYKIKNKEIDELFEGILKLETVEECYRFFDDLCTINELEAFGQRLKVAKMLLEKKTYQKIENETGISAATISKISKSFTFGPGGYELVISRLKEEN from the coding sequence ATGGATTATCGATATAAGATTAAGAATAAAGAAATTGATGAGTTATTTGAAGGCATTTTAAAGTTAGAAACTGTCGAGGAATGTTATCGGTTCTTTGATGATTTATGTACAATAAATGAATTAGAAGCATTTGGACAACGTTTGAAAGTTGCGAAGATGTTATTAGAAAAAAAGACTTACCAAAAAATCGAAAATGAAACTGGGATAAGTGCCGCCACAATAAGTAAAATATCGAAATCATTCACCTTTGGCCCTGGTGGATATGAATTAGTGATTAGTCGACTAAAAGAAGAAAACTAG
- a CDS encoding phenylalanine--tRNA ligase beta subunit-related protein, with translation MNITIDSALKKKLPDFHMAVIEADVVVEKSHKLDAAIHYLERDIFEQYDIQEVINLDIIKEGRDAYKTLGKDPSRYRLAVESLYRRIVKGNPLYRINNIVDIGNVISLETRKSVAMLNKEAIEGDVLIRIGKEDDDFHGIGRGKLNISNIPVYEDDNGPFGSTTSDTDRTKITPSTRKLLMFIISFTGESCLIKDVALTTQYFDSYIIHENFTSKII, from the coding sequence ATGAATATTACAATCGATAGTGCACTTAAAAAGAAATTACCAGATTTTCATATGGCTGTAATCGAGGCAGATGTTGTAGTAGAAAAATCTCACAAACTTGATGCCGCAATACATTATCTAGAGCGAGATATTTTTGAACAATATGATATACAAGAGGTTATCAATTTGGATATTATTAAAGAAGGACGGGATGCCTATAAAACACTTGGTAAGGATCCGAGCCGCTACCGTCTCGCCGTAGAATCGTTATATAGACGTATTGTTAAAGGCAATCCATTATATCGAATCAATAATATTGTTGATATTGGTAATGTTATCTCACTAGAAACACGTAAAAGTGTCGCGATGTTAAATAAAGAAGCAATCGAAGGGGATGTGCTCATACGGATTGGAAAAGAAGATGATGATTTTCATGGAATTGGTCGAGGCAAATTAAATATTAGTAATATTCCCGTTTATGAAGATGACAATGGACCATTTGGTAGCACAACAAGTGATACTGACCGAACAAAAATCACACCGTCAACACGAAAGTTACTCATGTTTATTATTTCATTTACAGGAGAAAGTTGCTTGATAAAAGATGTTGCGCTAACAACACAATACTTTGATAGTTACATAATTCACGAGAATTTTACAAGTAAAATCATATAA
- the gcvPA gene encoding aminomethyl-transferring glycine dehydrogenase subunit GcvPA gives MFKYLPHTEREIKEMLQVIGVDNIDDLFHDVPKTLKDLDLDVPKAHSELEIFERFNHLANKNIPLTPFVGAGAYDHYTPTVIRHLIERQEFLTAYTPYQPEISQGTLQYIFEYQSIVTELTQMDVANASMYDGATATAEAMMMACKTKRRNKIFMSETVHPATIKVVQTYAKYRNITVTLIPEQDGVTDIEIFKELNDKDHAGIIVQSPNYYGNIEQLDGYRTLLDETKGLFIVNSDLATLSTLKPAGYYKADIAVGEAQSLGIPLWFGGPYIGYMATTKKLMRKMPGRICGVTEDVDGKRAYVLTLQAREQHIRREKANSNICSNQSLLALFVTIYSAIMGKKGIKEAQQKSFNATHYLAEELTQLDGFDYAFNQPFFKDVCLETPHDPQVLQKACEDKGFFAPLVIGEHNGKHRLLLSATEKRTKHDIDTLVATLEVA, from the coding sequence GTGTTTAAGTACTTACCTCATACTGAACGTGAAATTAAAGAAATGCTTCAAGTCATCGGTGTCGATAACATTGATGACTTATTTCACGATGTTCCTAAAACATTAAAAGATCTTGATTTAGATGTGCCAAAAGCACATAGTGAATTAGAAATATTTGAACGGTTTAACCACTTAGCGAACAAAAATATCCCTTTAACACCCTTTGTTGGTGCGGGCGCATATGATCATTATACCCCTACAGTGATTCGTCATTTAATTGAGCGTCAAGAATTTTTAACTGCTTATACACCATATCAACCAGAAATCTCACAAGGAACCTTACAATATATCTTTGAGTACCAAAGTATTGTTACGGAATTAACACAAATGGATGTCGCCAATGCTTCAATGTATGACGGTGCTACTGCAACCGCAGAAGCCATGATGATGGCGTGTAAAACAAAACGTCGTAATAAGATATTTATGTCAGAAACGGTTCATCCAGCAACGATTAAAGTTGTACAAACCTACGCTAAATATCGTAATATTACAGTGACGTTAATTCCTGAACAAGATGGTGTCACAGACATCGAAATATTCAAAGAATTAAATGATAAAGACCATGCCGGGATTATAGTACAAAGCCCAAATTATTATGGAAATATTGAACAATTAGATGGCTATCGGACACTGCTAGATGAAACGAAAGGTCTTTTCATTGTAAACAGTGATTTAGCCACATTAAGCACATTAAAACCAGCTGGCTACTACAAGGCAGATATTGCCGTAGGTGAGGCACAATCACTAGGTATTCCACTATGGTTTGGAGGTCCTTATATTGGCTATATGGCAACTACAAAAAAACTCATGCGAAAAATGCCAGGACGGATTTGTGGTGTCACTGAAGATGTTGATGGGAAACGTGCTTATGTCTTGACTTTACAGGCTAGAGAACAACATATTCGCCGTGAAAAAGCCAACTCTAACATTTGTTCAAATCAAAGTTTATTGGCTTTATTTGTTACGATATATTCTGCAATTATGGGTAAAAAAGGTATTAAAGAAGCGCAACAAAAATCCTTTAATGCAACCCATTACTTAGCTGAAGAACTGACCCAGTTAGATGGCTTTGATTATGCATTTAATCAACCATTCTTTAAAGATGTATGTTTAGAAACTCCACATGATCCACAGGTGTTACAAAAAGCATGTGAAGATAAAGGATTCTTTGCGCCATTAGTGATCGGTGAACATAATGGTAAACATCGCCTTTTGTTAAGCGCAACTGAAAAACGCACCAAACATGATATCGACACCTTAGTCGCAACTTTGGAGGTGGCATAA
- a CDS encoding MBL fold metallo-hydrolase produces the protein MKITTLVENDSINNDLKAAHGLSLFIETKNLNIVMDLGPNNLYLKNAKKLDIDINDANYLIVSHGHNDHASGLKKFMRVNKHADIIASKHIFQSIVKKQGNNFINIGVKKPRKDQRLTLIDDDIELTQNVHVFCHIDFQKHPINDESLYVYEQKQYQPDHFSHEIYLVIEENDHIVLFSACSHKGIENIISSIEDKLGKHITDVIGGFHFSHYNPFDVNQTEYLQQLASSFKQENRLYYSCHCTGDDAYFELKRHLKTKLHRLKTGSVITI, from the coding sequence ATGAAAATTACGACATTGGTAGAAAATGATTCGATTAACAATGATTTGAAAGCCGCACATGGGCTTTCTTTGTTTATAGAAACAAAAAATCTTAATATCGTAATGGATTTAGGACCCAATAACCTCTATTTAAAAAATGCTAAAAAACTAGATATAGACATTAATGATGCAAATTATTTAATTGTAAGTCATGGTCATAATGATCATGCATCGGGTCTTAAAAAGTTTATGCGTGTAAACAAACATGCAGATATCATCGCATCGAAACATATCTTCCAATCAATCGTAAAAAAACAAGGCAATAACTTTATTAATATCGGTGTCAAAAAACCTAGAAAAGATCAGAGATTAACTTTAATTGATGATGATATTGAGTTAACTCAAAACGTTCATGTTTTTTGTCATATTGATTTTCAAAAACACCCAATTAATGATGAGTCATTGTATGTTTATGAACAGAAACAATATCAACCAGATCATTTTTCTCATGAAATCTATCTTGTCATTGAAGAAAATGATCATATAGTATTGTTTAGTGCTTGTTCTCATAAAGGTATCGAGAATATAATCTCAAGTATTGAAGATAAACTGGGTAAACATATTACTGATGTTATCGGTGGATTTCATTTTTCACATTATAATCCGTTTGATGTGAATCAAACGGAATACTTGCAACAGCTTGCCAGTTCGTTTAAGCAAGAAAATCGACTTTACTATTCTTGTCACTGTACCGGGGACGATGCTTATTTTGAATTGAAACGCCATTTAAAGACTAAACTTCATCGTTTGAAAACGGGCAGTGTTATTACCATTTAA
- a CDS encoding HU family DNA-binding protein, whose amino-acid sequence MSKLQLLYEKLMKVMFIFAGIFFFLFIIDLFFAMINGAINCSDSYMCQVEDGFILYQYSLYPLLIGTVGFLIAGRIFYSLAYKESKLLTVEEYKAQIAAEEAKEDTVDRENIYEKFKRKETNKNSSIKTWFVDKKEATLSFIERKKQERKRKQEAKKAQKEALLEQREQERKEVEAAKEKAEKEAILNNKGPMNKTGLISHISEHHDISMDDSRILVNTILEIFTEQLIAGDTLELYQFGKIMPVQFDDEMDVEFIPYPSYLQEFDSEDTKETEETIPVPTEDKITDPKLPKDETPGEQAKESLRKEPKEEVTDKDDTKKDVTEKKGNKDDAKTPENEKPDKTSSPKTIKSTPKKTDKKSEKKKPAPKKKTKKKKTRTKTDIINYISDNTDISKNKSNKFLKALAQVVQETLVNRDDVDFGEMGHFTTIEMPEKEAVNPQTQEPIVVPAHHQVRFRFNDDFGDKVNEE is encoded by the coding sequence ATGTCGAAACTACAATTACTTTATGAGAAACTAATGAAAGTTATGTTTATATTTGCTGGAATCTTTTTCTTTCTATTTATTATTGACTTATTTTTTGCGATGATCAATGGTGCAATCAATTGTTCTGATTCTTATATGTGTCAAGTAGAAGATGGATTCATACTGTATCAATACTCATTGTATCCATTATTAATTGGGACCGTTGGTTTTCTTATTGCAGGACGTATTTTTTATTCTTTAGCTTATAAAGAGTCGAAGTTATTAACTGTTGAAGAATATAAGGCGCAAATAGCTGCAGAAGAAGCAAAAGAAGATACTGTTGATCGTGAAAATATCTACGAGAAGTTTAAGCGGAAAGAAACCAATAAAAATTCTTCAATTAAGACATGGTTTGTCGATAAAAAAGAAGCGACTTTATCATTTATTGAGCGCAAAAAACAAGAAAGAAAACGCAAACAAGAAGCAAAAAAAGCACAAAAAGAAGCTTTATTAGAACAACGTGAACAGGAGCGTAAAGAAGTTGAAGCCGCAAAAGAAAAAGCAGAAAAAGAAGCCATCTTAAACAACAAAGGTCCAATGAATAAAACAGGTTTAATCTCACATATATCTGAACATCATGATATATCTATGGATGATTCACGGATACTTGTGAACACCATATTAGAAATATTCACTGAACAATTAATAGCAGGTGACACCTTAGAACTCTATCAATTTGGTAAAATCATGCCTGTTCAGTTTGATGATGAAATGGATGTTGAATTTATTCCTTATCCTTCCTATTTACAAGAGTTTGACTCTGAAGACACCAAAGAAACTGAAGAAACAATACCAGTTCCTACTGAAGATAAAATTACTGATCCCAAGTTACCGAAAGATGAAACTCCAGGAGAACAAGCAAAAGAGAGTTTACGAAAAGAGCCTAAAGAAGAAGTAACGGATAAGGATGATACTAAAAAAGATGTCACGGAGAAAAAAGGGAATAAAGATGACGCTAAAACACCAGAAAATGAGAAACCAGATAAAACGTCTTCACCTAAAACAATAAAGTCTACTCCTAAAAAAACAGATAAAAAATCTGAAAAGAAAAAACCAGCACCGAAAAAGAAAACGAAGAAGAAAAAAACCAGAACGAAAACAGATATTATTAATTATATATCAGATAACACTGATATTAGTAAAAATAAATCAAACAAGTTTCTCAAAGCCCTTGCACAAGTTGTCCAAGAAACACTTGTTAATAGAGATGATGTAGACTTTGGTGAAATGGGTCATTTCACAACCATAGAAATGCCTGAAAAAGAAGCGGTTAATCCACAAACGCAGGAACCGATTGTTGTACCAGCTCATCACCAAGTAAGATTCCGATTTAATGACGATTTTGGTGATAAAGTAAACGAAGAATAA
- the gcvH gene encoding glycine cleavage system protein GcvH produces MSKIKKGYYYTNTHEWVKVEDGFAYIGISDYAQENLGEIVFVELPDEEMVIEAGSELGAIESVKAASDILSPITGTIVMVNDELEDNPELLNEDPYENWIVKVDMEDNSELSELLSPDEYEDICDE; encoded by the coding sequence ATGAGTAAAATTAAAAAAGGTTATTATTACACAAATACCCATGAATGGGTAAAAGTTGAAGATGGGTTTGCGTATATTGGTATAAGTGATTATGCGCAAGAAAACCTTGGTGAAATTGTCTTTGTCGAATTACCAGATGAAGAAATGGTGATTGAAGCTGGAAGCGAACTTGGCGCAATTGAAAGTGTTAAAGCGGCGAGCGATATCTTATCTCCCATTACAGGTACCATCGTCATGGTGAACGACGAATTAGAAGATAATCCTGAATTGCTAAATGAAGATCCTTATGAAAACTGGATTGTTAAAGTAGATATGGAAGACAACTCAGAATTATCTGAATTACTAAGTCCAGACGAATACGAAGATATCTGCGACGAGTAG
- a CDS encoding acetate kinase: MKIIAVNAGSSSLKFQLLKMPGETELVSGIVERIGMENSILKVKLNGEKIEIEHPVIDHAVAVDLLLKQLLELGVVDSLKDIEGVGHRVVHGGEAFSDSVVITDEVIEAIESVSDLAPLHNPANLTGIHAFQKALPDVTAVAVFDTAFHQTMPKESFLYGVPYKWYEQYGVRKYGFHGTSHKYVAHRVAELMKKPVESLKTVVLHLGNGASICAVDGGKSVDTSMGFTPLAGILMGTRSGDIDPAIVEFIAEKEDKHVSEVMNDLNKKSGYIGLSENSSDSRDLWTAAHKGDKQSLMAVKKQVKMIADYVAAYYVTMGGIDTLCFTAGVGENAIFTRQLIAKRLAPLGLKLDEERNFVRGEERLISTDDSKIKAYLLPTNEEVMIARDTLRLSKK, from the coding sequence ATGAAAATAATCGCAGTAAACGCAGGGAGTTCATCCTTAAAATTCCAATTATTGAAGATGCCAGGTGAAACCGAATTAGTTAGTGGTATTGTTGAACGAATTGGTATGGAGAACTCTATATTGAAAGTAAAACTCAATGGTGAAAAAATCGAAATAGAACATCCTGTTATTGATCACGCCGTAGCGGTAGATTTATTACTAAAACAACTCTTAGAACTAGGTGTTGTTGATTCACTTAAGGATATTGAAGGTGTTGGTCACCGTGTTGTTCATGGTGGCGAAGCCTTTAGTGATAGTGTCGTTATCACTGATGAAGTTATTGAAGCAATAGAATCTGTTTCCGATTTAGCACCACTCCATAATCCAGCTAACTTAACAGGGATTCATGCCTTTCAAAAAGCACTACCAGATGTAACAGCAGTAGCTGTATTTGATACTGCTTTTCATCAAACCATGCCAAAAGAATCATTTTTATATGGTGTCCCATATAAGTGGTATGAACAATATGGCGTTAGAAAATATGGTTTTCATGGGACAAGCCATAAATACGTCGCTCACCGTGTTGCTGAACTTATGAAAAAACCAGTGGAATCTCTAAAAACAGTCGTATTACATTTGGGTAATGGTGCGAGTATTTGTGCCGTTGATGGCGGTAAAAGTGTCGATACATCAATGGGGTTCACCCCACTAGCGGGAATTTTAATGGGAACCCGCAGCGGCGACATCGATCCTGCTATTGTTGAGTTTATTGCTGAAAAAGAAGATAAACATGTCAGTGAAGTAATGAATGATTTAAATAAAAAATCGGGATACATTGGACTTTCGGAAAATTCAAGCGATTCTAGAGATTTATGGACAGCTGCACACAAAGGAGACAAACAAAGTCTAATGGCAGTTAAAAAGCAAGTAAAAATGATTGCTGACTATGTCGCTGCTTATTATGTAACGATGGGTGGTATTGATACATTATGCTTTACTGCTGGTGTTGGTGAAAATGCAATTTTCACACGACAATTAATTGCTAAGCGGCTAGCACCACTCGGTTTGAAACTCGATGAAGAAAGAAACTTTGTTCGTGGTGAAGAACGTTTAATTTCAACGGATGATTCAAAAATTAAAGCATATTTATTACCAACAAATGAAGAAGTTATGATTGCAAGAGATACATTACGCTTAAGTAAAAAATAG
- a CDS encoding diguanylate cyclase yields MFFEIILPFIRNIALLMSLSILYSIYSIDSRVPTYVRKLIMGLAVSIIGFIIMSYPYETAPGILFDGRSIIMITSGMYLGPLPTIIGGLSMSIYRLVIGGSGTIPGLIEIILPGIVGLIWRTKRLKTQQNTYEHITILEQYLLIFFTQAAVLLVGYLFPNQIPYEIINQIFLPIMIIHPLGGLGISLFMLVNRRNFFTNKRINETKIKYDTIFNNTSAASFLYDPETKKYTDVNQTAIDLYGYNYEEFLTLGINDLNPLPNSEIDRQIEKALNNEKNYFIAKHITKHGHVITIETNTSVVELDNKKQLFLSTRDISHRVEKQHQFETMELQLNKTALSKIHDGVILTDQYGEIKLVNKPAKNMINPRQSLLNRSLNEAIRFYFKNTINISSILEKISNDLESIQLDQVTIIQGETNKNLCVTLTISPLVNQSHDLTGFILIMRDITLEKEQYDKIEFISQHDAVTSLYNRFFLDEELKRLNTKRQLPLTLIIGDVNGLKLVNDAFGHNEGDELLIEISKILQKALRAEDILGRWGGDEFLIILPQTTYQDAQTIVHRIHDLCQKSFYSTITPSISLGVGSKTNMYESIDDVIVLAEQEMYAEKTKSGPIMRNQTYHRLWDKLEELNLDFADHHKRCAKLAERFGTYLNLSVKEIEALKKLANNHDIGKLTMDQAILNQGYSTSENTTDLKLHVENGYRILNALPDYADISKSVLHHHENFDGSGYPEGLKREAIPYLSRILRIIEAYDSMVHDNNYGKAKDQSTAINELKDNSGKYYDPTLTDAFIQMITQSKKT; encoded by the coding sequence ATGTTTTTTGAAATAATTTTACCATTCATAAGAAATATTGCTTTACTCATGAGTTTATCTATTTTATATTCAATATATTCAATTGACTCACGCGTACCTACATATGTAAGGAAACTGATAATGGGGCTCGCTGTATCTATTATCGGATTTATCATTATGAGTTATCCTTACGAAACAGCTCCGGGCATCTTATTTGATGGTCGGAGTATCATCATGATTACAAGTGGTATGTATTTAGGTCCGTTACCGACCATAATTGGTGGGTTATCAATGAGTATTTATCGCTTAGTCATTGGCGGATCAGGGACAATACCAGGATTAATCGAAATTATCTTACCAGGTATTGTTGGTCTTATTTGGCGAACAAAGCGCTTAAAAACACAACAAAATACGTATGAGCACATCACCATACTTGAACAATATCTATTGATATTTTTTACACAAGCCGCGGTATTACTAGTTGGATACCTTTTTCCTAATCAAATTCCCTATGAAATTATTAACCAGATATTCTTGCCAATCATGATTATCCATCCACTTGGAGGGCTAGGGATATCATTATTCATGTTGGTAAATAGGAGAAACTTTTTTACAAATAAAAGAATTAATGAAACAAAAATTAAATATGATACCATTTTCAATAATACAAGTGCTGCTTCTTTTTTATATGACCCGGAAACTAAGAAATACACTGATGTTAATCAAACAGCAATCGACTTATATGGGTACAATTATGAAGAGTTTTTGACTTTGGGTATTAACGACTTGAATCCCCTACCTAACTCTGAGATTGATCGGCAAATTGAAAAAGCTTTAAATAATGAAAAAAATTACTTTATCGCAAAACATATTACCAAACATGGACATGTCATTACAATTGAAACAAATACTAGTGTTGTTGAGTTAGATAATAAAAAACAATTATTTTTATCGACAAGAGATATCTCTCATCGCGTTGAAAAACAACACCAATTCGAAACCATGGAATTACAACTTAATAAAACAGCATTATCAAAAATTCATGATGGGGTTATTTTAACCGATCAATATGGCGAGATTAAACTTGTTAATAAGCCCGCTAAAAATATGATCAATCCACGACAATCATTGCTTAATCGTTCCCTAAATGAAGCGATCCGTTTTTACTTTAAAAACACCATTAATATCTCAAGTATTCTAGAAAAAATTTCTAATGACTTAGAATCGATACAGTTAGATCAGGTTACTATCATTCAAGGCGAGACAAATAAAAATTTATGTGTTACATTGACCATTTCACCGTTAGTTAATCAGAGTCATGATTTAACCGGCTTTATTTTGATTATGCGGGATATTACATTAGAAAAAGAACAATATGACAAAATCGAATTCATTAGTCAACACGATGCGGTCACATCACTATATAATCGTTTCTTCTTAGACGAAGAATTGAAGCGGCTCAATACAAAACGACAACTACCGCTCACTTTAATTATAGGAGATGTCAACGGACTAAAACTTGTGAATGATGCGTTTGGACATAATGAAGGAGATGAACTTCTTATTGAAATCTCTAAGATACTTCAAAAAGCATTGCGCGCTGAAGATATTTTAGGTCGTTGGGGTGGTGATGAGTTCTTAATTATTCTTCCTCAAACCACATATCAAGATGCACAAACTATCGTTCACAGAATTCATGATTTATGTCAAAAATCATTCTATAGTACAATTACCCCTAGTATTTCACTTGGGGTAGGAAGTAAAACCAATATGTATGAATCAATTGATGATGTAATCGTTTTGGCAGAACAAGAAATGTATGCTGAAAAAACGAAATCTGGACCGATTATGCGTAACCAAACATATCACCGACTATGGGATAAATTAGAGGAATTAAATCTCGATTTCGCAGACCATCATAAGCGATGTGCAAAACTAGCAGAAAGATTCGGCACATATTTAAATCTTTCTGTGAAAGAAATCGAAGCTTTAAAAAAACTTGCTAATAACCACGATATCGGTAAGCTAACCATGGATCAAGCAATCTTAAATCAAGGTTACTCAACATCAGAAAATACAACCGATTTAAAACTGCATGTGGAAAATGGCTACCGGATATTAAACGCCTTACCAGATTATGCCGATATCTCCAAATCTGTATTACATCATCATGAAAACTTTGATGGGTCAGGTTATCCAGAAGGATTAAAACGTGAAGCCATTCCATACTTATCACGGATTCTAAGAATAATAGAAGCCTATGATAGCATGGTTCATGATAATAACTATGGTAAGGCTAAAGATCAAAGTACAGCAATAAACGAACTAAAGGACAACTCTGGGAAATATTATGACCCAACATTAACCGACGCCTTTATTCAGATGATTACTCAATCAAAAAAGACATAA